The DNA region AAACCCTGCATAGACCCCAAGGACCCCGCGGATATAGAATCCTACATGGAAACCTTTCATGTTGAGGAGGGTCCATTCATAATACATCCAGGCGAATTTGCCCTTGCAACAACCTACGAATACATAGGGCTGCCAGACAACCTTGTTGCAAGGGTTGAGGGCCGGTCATCCATAGGGAGGCTCGGCATAACCATGCACGTGACTGCAGGATACGTGGACCCCGGCTTCCATGGAAGGATAACCCTTGAGATATCCAACATAGGTAAGATGCCGGTGGCCCTCTACCCTGGCCAGAGGGTCTGCCAGA from Methanothermobacter sp. includes:
- the dcd gene encoding dCTP deaminase translates to MAILSDRDIKRYLEEGLITIDPLDDPERQIQPSSVDLRIGDEFRGFRVIRKPCIDPKDPADIESYMETFHVEEGPFIIHPGEFALATTYEYIGLPDNLVARVEGRSSIGRLGITMHVTAGYVDPGFHGRITLEISNIGKMPVALYPGQRVCQIVFETMTSPAEKPYGHPSRDSKYIGQTRPQTSRIKDDYEIRTSRI